CCGCTGGCATCACGCCTGCTGCAAGGCCAGCACCCTCCGCTGGCGTCATGCCTGCTGCCATGCCAGCATCCTCCGCTGGCAAACCTGTCTGCACTCGCAATTCCCGATTGACGATAACAGCTTGTAAATTCAGTGGCCACAGGAAAAGCCAGACCCGTTATGATCTGGGTCAAGCAGTCAACGCTGTACGATTGGGAACATCCGAGCTGATCTTCCGCGAGTCATCCGGAATCCGTTGAGCGCGTTCGGCGGCATTCCGGTCAGGCCTGCAATTCAAAGTGACAGGGACCCATCCGTGATCATCGGCATACCGAAAGAGACGCAACCCCGCGAACACCGGGTGGCCGTCACTCCCGAAACCACTCGCAAGCTGATCAAACTGGGCTTCGACGTCTGCGTCCAGAAGGGTGCCGGCATTCCGGCCGACTTCACCGACGAGGCCTACGTCGATGCGGGAGCGCGCATCGTGGACGGTGCGCCCGACCTCTGGGCGGGATCGGACCTTGTTCTCAAGGTGCTTCCCCCGGACGTGGACCCCGCCACCGGAGTGCACGAAGCGGCCCTGCTGAAGATCGGCGGGCATCTGGTCAGTTTCATCTGGCCCGCGATGCACAAGGAGCTGCTCCAGCAGCTGGGCGATCGCAAGGCCACCGTGCTGGCCATGGACTGCATTCCCCGGATCAGTCGCGCCCAGAAGATGGACGCCCTGAGCTCCATGGCCAATATCGCCGGCTACCGTGCGGTGGTGGAAGCGGCCAACCACTTCGGACGCTTCTTCACCGGTCAGATGACGGCTGCCGGCACCGTGCAGCCTGCCAAGGTGCTGGTGATCGGCGCGGGCGTGGCCGGGCTGGCCGCCATCGGCGCCGCACGCAACCTGGGTGCCATCGTGCGTGCCTTCGACACGCGCCCCGCGGTGAAGGACCAGGTCATCAGCATGGGCGCCGAATTTCTGGAAGTGGATCTCAAGGAAGACGGCTCGGGACAGGGCGGCTACGGCCGCGAAATGAGCCCCGAGTACATCAAGGCCGAAATGGAGCTCTTCGCCGAGCAGGCCCGCGATGTGGACATCATCATCACCACCGCCCTGATTCCGGGCAAGCCCGCCCCCAAGCTGATCACCACCGAGATGGTGAAGAAGATGCGCGGCGGCAGCGTGATCGTCGATCTGGCCTCGCAGAACGGCGGCAACTGCGAACTGACCGAGACCGACAAGGTCGTGACACGCCATGGCGTGAAGATCATCGGCTTCACCGATCTGGCCGGACGCCTGGCTGCGCAGGCCAGCCAGCTCTATGGCAACAACCTGCTCAACCTGCTTTCCGACATGTGCAAGGGCGAACAGGGCTATCATGTCAATCTGGACGACGTGGTCGTGCGCGGAGCGCTGGTGGTACACGAAGGCAAACTGACCTGGCCGCCGCCCAAGCTGGAACTGCCTGCCCAGGATGCCAGCCGCAGTTCCACCGATGTGGTCATCCCGGAGGAGAATGCGGCCCAGAAGAAGCGCTTCAATCCGGTGCGCAACGCCCTGATGATGGGCACGGCGGGCATCCTGCTGGCCCTGCTGGGGCTGGTGGCCCCGCCGGCGTTCCTCAGTCATCTCACGGTTTTTGCCCTCGCGTGTTTCATTGGCTACCAGGTCATCTGGAACGTGACACCTGCGCTGCATACCCCGCTGATGAGCGTGACCAACGCGATCAGCGGCATCATTCTGGTGGGCGCCATGCTGCAGATCAACCCCGATTCCGGGACGGTCGTGCAGATCCTGGCGGCCTTCGCCCTGCTGATCGCGATGATCAACGTGGCCGGAGGATTCCTTGTGACACATCGCATGCTCAGCATGTTCCGCAAATAGGAGACAGGTATGCCAATCGGACTCCTCAGCACCGCCTATCTGGCCGCGGGCATCCTGTTCATCCTCTGCCTGGGAGGCCTCAGCCGGCATGAGACCGCGCGGCGCGGCAACCTCTATGGGATGATCGGCATTCTCATCGCGATTCTGGCAACCGGGTTCTCCACGGATTTCAGTGGAGTGGGCATGTTGGTCGCGGGGGCTCTGGTGGCCGGTTCGCTGATCGGCATGGCGCTGGCGCTCAAGGTCGAAATGACCTCGATGCCCGAACTGGTGGCCGTGCTGCACAGTTTCGTCGGTCTTGCCGCGGCTCTGGTGGGGCTCAACAGTTATCTGGAAACGACCACCGGACACGGGGCCGAACTGACGATCCACCTGGTCGAAGTGGGGGTGGGCGTGTTCATTGGTGGGGTCACCTTCACCGGCTCGATCATCGCCTGGGGCAAGTTGCGCGGTGTGATCCGCAGCAAGCCCCTGATGCTTCCCGGGCGCCATGTCTTCAATTCGGCCCTGCTGATCGTCAGTGTGATCCTGGTGGGCATGCTGGTCTCCAGTCCGCCGGCCTCGGCCCTGCCCCTGTTGCTGGTCGTGCTGGGGCTGTCCTTCGTGCTGGGCATCCATCTGGTGATGGGCATCGGCGGCGCCGACATGCCCGTGGTGGTGTCCATGCTCAACAGCTATTCGGGCTGGGCGGCCGCGGCCACCGGCTTCATGCTCAGCAATGACCTGCTGATCGTCACCGGTGCGCTGGTGGGGTCCAGTGGTGCCATCCTGTCCTACATCATGTGCGCCGCGATGAACCGTTCCTTCATCAGTGTGATCCTGGGCGGTTTCGGCGAGAGCGGTGGTGGCGGTTCCCAGATCGTGGGCGACCAGGAATACACCACGATCAATGTGGATGAAACCGCCGAACTGCTGCTGGCCAGCCGCCGGATGATCATCGTGCCGGGATACGGCATGGCCGTGGCCCACGCCCAGCATCCGGTGAAGCAGATCTGCGACCTGCTGCGTGAGAACGGCTGCGACGTGCAGTTCGCGATCCATCCCGTGGCCGGACGCCTGCCGGGGCACATGAACGTGTTGCTGGCCGAGGCTCGCGTGCCCTACGACATCGTGCATGAGATGGACACGATCAACGAGACCTTCCCCGAGACCGATGTGGTGCTGGTGATCGGTGCCAACGACATCGTCAACCCGGGTGCTCTGGAAGACAAGGGCAGCCCGATCTACGGCATGCCCGTGCTGGAGGTCTGGAAGGCCACCAAGGTCATCGTGATGAAGCGCAGCATGGGCGTGGGCTACTCCGGCGTCGACAACCCATTGTTCTACAAGTCGAACACCGACATGCTCTTCGGCGACGCCAAGGCCACCGTGGATGGCATTCTGGCGGTCGTGAGCCAGGGCGTGCGCGGAGGAGTGGAGCGGCGCGCCAACCGCTGAGACAATTTCCAGGCCCGCCTCCCCGGCGGGCCTTTTCA
This window of the Candidatus Delongbacteria bacterium genome carries:
- a CDS encoding Re/Si-specific NAD(P)(+) transhydrogenase subunit alpha, with protein sequence MIIGIPKETQPREHRVAVTPETTRKLIKLGFDVCVQKGAGIPADFTDEAYVDAGARIVDGAPDLWAGSDLVLKVLPPDVDPATGVHEAALLKIGGHLVSFIWPAMHKELLQQLGDRKATVLAMDCIPRISRAQKMDALSSMANIAGYRAVVEAANHFGRFFTGQMTAAGTVQPAKVLVIGAGVAGLAAIGAARNLGAIVRAFDTRPAVKDQVISMGAEFLEVDLKEDGSGQGGYGREMSPEYIKAEMELFAEQARDVDIIITTALIPGKPAPKLITTEMVKKMRGGSVIVDLASQNGGNCELTETDKVVTRHGVKIIGFTDLAGRLAAQASQLYGNNLLNLLSDMCKGEQGYHVNLDDVVVRGALVVHEGKLTWPPPKLELPAQDASRSSTDVVIPEENAAQKKRFNPVRNALMMGTAGILLALLGLVAPPAFLSHLTVFALACFIGYQVIWNVTPALHTPLMSVTNAISGIILVGAMLQINPDSGTVVQILAAFALLIAMINVAGGFLVTHRMLSMFRK
- a CDS encoding NAD(P)(+) transhydrogenase (Re/Si-specific) subunit beta translates to MPIGLLSTAYLAAGILFILCLGGLSRHETARRGNLYGMIGILIAILATGFSTDFSGVGMLVAGALVAGSLIGMALALKVEMTSMPELVAVLHSFVGLAAALVGLNSYLETTTGHGAELTIHLVEVGVGVFIGGVTFTGSIIAWGKLRGVIRSKPLMLPGRHVFNSALLIVSVILVGMLVSSPPASALPLLLVVLGLSFVLGIHLVMGIGGADMPVVVSMLNSYSGWAAAATGFMLSNDLLIVTGALVGSSGAILSYIMCAAMNRSFISVILGGFGESGGGGSQIVGDQEYTTINVDETAELLLASRRMIIVPGYGMAVAHAQHPVKQICDLLRENGCDVQFAIHPVAGRLPGHMNVLLAEARVPYDIVHEMDTINETFPETDVVLVIGANDIVNPGALEDKGSPIYGMPVLEVWKATKVIVMKRSMGVGYSGVDNPLFYKSNTDMLFGDAKATVDGILAVVSQGVRGGVERRANR